The genomic window CCCAAGCCCCGAGGCCTATGCCCTCCTCAAGGCCAACCTCTTCCCAGGCCTGGTCCTTTTGGACCTCTACACCTCGGTGGGCCTGGGCCTGGACCTCCGCTACCCCTTCGGGGCCCACCTGGGCCCTCTGGCCAGCGTGGAGCTGCCGGGCGGGGCCCTTTCCCTGGGCCTCGGCGTGGGCTACCAGGGGGGGTTCCACCTGGCCTGGGGGACGGGGTTTAGGCTCTACCTGGAGCCCCTGGCCCTCGAGGTCTCCGCCTCGGACCGGTATCCCTTCCTCCTCGCCCTCCTCTACCTCTGGTAGGCCGTGGGGAAGAAGCTTCCCCTCCTCCTCTTCTCCCTTCCCGCCCTCCTCCCCCTCCTCCTCTTCGTCCTCTACCCCTTTCTGGACGTCCTCCGCTTCTCCACCTGGGACTGGTCGGGGCTTTCTGAGCCTAGGCCCGTGGGGCTCAAGAACTACCGGGACCTCCTCCAGGACCCCGCCTTCTGGGGAAGCCTCCTCGTGACCCTCAAGTTCATGCTCCTGGCCCTGCCCCTCTTCCTCGGCCTCTCCTTGGCCTTGGCCGTGGCCCTGGAGGGGATGCCCTACGAGCGCCTCGCCAAGAGCCTCCTCTTCCTCCCGGGCCTCGTCACCCTGGGCGGGGCCACGCTTTCCTGGTACACCCTCTTCACCCCGGAGTACGGGGCCTTAGCCCAGCTCCTCCCCCTCCCCCGCTGGGACCGGGAGGGGTTCTGGGCCCTGGCCATGGTGGTCCTCTTCACCCTCTGGCGCCACCTGGGCTACGGGGTCCTGGTGGCCTCGGCAAGGCTCAAGGCCATCCCCAGGGCGCTCCTCGAGGCCGCCTACGTGGACGGGGCGGGGCCTTGGGAGGCCTTCCGCTTCGTGGTCCTCCCCCTCATGCGCCCGGCGGTGGCCTTCCTGCTGGTGGTGGGGACCATCCTCTCCCTCCAGTCCTACGCCGCCGTCTTCCTCCTCACCCGGGGCGGGCCCTACGGGGCCACGAGGGTTCTCGGGTACTACCTCTATGAGGCGGGCTTTGAGAGCTTCCGCCTGGGCTACGCCGCGGCGGTCACCGTGGTCCTCCTCCTCCTCACCCTCCTCTTCGCCTACGCCCAGCTCAGGCTCCTCCGTCAGGGGGAGGCGTAGCGGTAGCGGGCCAGGTCCCGGAGGTGGGCCTCAAACTCGGTGTTGAGGAAGAGCCTCCCCCGGGCGTGGAAGAAGTAGAGGTAGGGCTTCCCTTGGGGGTCGGCCCGGACGGGGTTCAAGACGGCAAGGAGGGCCTTGCGGCCGGGGTTTCCGATGGGGCCCGGAGGGAGGCCCCGGTAGCGGTAGGTGTTGTAGGGGGAGTCCACGGCGAAATCCCCCGCCCTCCGGGAAAGCTCGGGGAGGGGCTTGCCCAGGGCGTAGGCCACCGTGGGGTCCGCCTGCAGGGGCATGCCCCGCGCGAGCCGGTTCAGGAAGACCCCGGCGATGTAGGGCATCTCCTCCTCGTTTCCCGCCTCCTGCTGGACGATGGAGGCCAGGGTCACCCAGGCGTGGACGGAAAGCCCCTGCGCCTCCAAGGACCTCCGCACCCGGGGGGTGAGCTCGGCCTGGAAGCGGCGGAGCATGGCCCCCACCACCTCCTCCGGGGTGGCGAGGAGGTCAAAGGTGTAGGTGGCGGGGAAGAGGTAGCCCTCGAGGCCCTCCCCCTCCACATAGGGGGGCTTCAGGGCCCCCGGGCGCTCCACGAGCCTCAAGAAGCCCTCCCCGTCCAACCCCGCCCCGGAGAGCCTGCGGGCGTAGTCCACCGCCCTTTCCCCCTCGGGGAAGGTGAGGGTGACGCTTAAGGGCCTCACCCCCCCGGTGAGGGCCCGGGCCAGGCGGAAGGCCCCCTCTCCCTTCAGGCGGTAGACCCCGGGGACGAGGCGCTCCGCCCTTCCCGAAAAGCGCAGGTAGGCGGCAAAGAGGTGGCCCGAGCGCAAGAGCCCCGCCTCCTCCAGGATCCGCGCCGCCTCCTGCCCCGTCGCCCCCTTGGGGATGCGCACCAGGGCCTCCTTGCCCGTGGGGCCCAGGAGCCAGAGGGCGTAGAGGAGGAGGAGGGCAAAGGTAAGGAAGAGGGCCAGGACCCCCGGCCAAAGCCACCGCCTAGACCCCTCGGGCAAGGTACCCCTCCAGGAGGATCACGGCCGCCATCTCGTCCAGCTTGCCCTTATCCCTCCGCACCCGCTTGGGGGCGTCGGCGAGGCGGCGTTGGGCGAGCCTTGTGGTGAACCGCTCGTCCAAAAGCTCCACCTCCATCCCCCGCGCCCTCAAGGCCTCCACCAGGGGGAGGACCCTCCGCGCCTGGGCGCTTTCCTTGAGGTCGGTGCGCAAGGGTAGCCCCACCACCAGCTTCCCCAGGCCCTCCCTCCGGACGAAGTCCAGCAGGGCCGCCACGTCCTCCTCCAGGGTCCTGCGCACCAGGTACCCCCGGCCGAAGGCGAAGGGGCGCCCCTCCTCCCCCACGGCCAGGCCGATCCTGGCCTCCCCCACGTCAAGCGCGCCCACCCGCATAGGCGCTCCGATCCGCCAGGACCACCCCCAGGTAGAGGAGGAAGGCCCCGAGCAGGCGGCCAAGCTCCTCCAGGCCCGCCACCCCGAGGCGGTTCAGGGCGCTGGTGGAGGCGAGGACCAGGGTGGCGAGGAGGATCAGGCCCGTGCCTTGGGCCCGCAAAGGGTTGGACCGCCGGAAGAGAAGGGTGGTGTAGAGGGCCACCCCGGCCATCAGGGCCGTGCCCAGGAGGTTGAAGGGGAGGGTCCAAAGCCTGGGGGAGAAAAGGCCAGGAGGGGGGAAGGCCACCCCAGAGGGGGCGTAGGGCTCGGGGAGGCGGGAGAGGTCCAGGGGGGCTGTGGCCACCAGGTAAAGGCCCCAAAGGAGGAGGGGGCTTAGGGCGAGGAGGAGGGCCCGGGCCGCCCTGGGGTTGAGGAGGGCCAGGCTCCCCAGGCCCAAAAAGGTCACCCCGTGCATGGCCCCGGTGAGGTACCAGAGGCGGTAGAGGAAGGGGGTCCAGGCCCCCTGGAGCCGGGCCAGGGCCTCGAGGGAGAGGGCCAGGGCGAAGAGAAGGAGGCCCAGGGCGTAGAGGGCGTTGTGCAGGGAGGGACGGGCCCGGTAGCGCCTAAAGGCTAAGGCGAAGAGGAGGAGGCCAAGGAAGGCCGCCCCTAAGCCGAGGACCAGCATGCGCCCATTCTACCCCGGGGAAGGCCTTGTAGAATGGAACCCGTGGTCTCCCTAAAGGGGCTACTGGAAGGCCTGGCCGAGGCCCTGGAAAAGGCCCCTCCCGAACCCCAGGCCCTGGCCGAGGCCGGGCTAAGGGCTCTCCTCCAGGGCTACGGGGCCCAGGGAGGGTGGGTGCGCCTCCGCCATAACGGCTACCAGCTCTACGCCTACGTAGGCCCCAAGCCCCCGGAGGAGGCCGACCTCACCCCCGAGGAGGCCTCAAGGCTCGCCCGGGGGGAGGTTCTGCGCTACCTCCTGCCCAAGGAGGCCACGGGCCCCGCCAGCCGGGCCTGGGGGGAGCAGGGCTACCGGGGCCTCCTCCTCGCCCCCCTCCTGGGGCGGGAGGGGCTTTTGGGCACCCTGGCCCTCCTCTTCCGCACCCCGCCCCCCGAGGGCGAGGCGCTTCGGGCCCTCCTCCCCCTCTTCGCCATCATTCTGGAAAGGGCCCAAAACGAGGAGGCCCTGGCCTCGAGGGAAAAGCTTCTGGAAGCGCTTCACCGCCTGGACCGGGCCCTCCTGCAGGACCTCCCCCTGGAGCGGGCGGCCGAACTGGGGGCGGAGGCGGCACGGGCCCTCACCGGGGCACGGGCGGCCACGGTCTCCCTCCTCCTGGAGGGTCGGCGAAGGGTGGTGGCGGCCTCGGGGGAGGCGGTCCTCCCCTTTGTGGGGGCCGAGGCCCCCCTGGAGGAGGGACCCCACGGGGAGGCCCTGAGGCGGAAGGCCCCCGTCTACCTGGAAATCCCCGAGAGGGACGTCCCCCCCTGGCTCCTCGCCCTGAGGCCTTTGGGGAGCGCCCTGGTCCTCCCCTTGGAGGCGGGCGGGGAGGTCCTCGGCTTCCTCTCCCTCTATGGGGTGGGCCAGGAGGCCCTGGGGCCTGCCCAGTCCGTGGCTCTCCAGCTGGCCCTGGTCCTGAAGCGGGAGGGGGACAGGGCCCTCCTCCGCGCCCGCCTCGCCGAACAGGAAGCCCTGCTCCGGGCCCTGAAGGCCCTGCGGGGGGCCAAGCGGCCCGAGGAGGTGGCGGAAACCCTCCTCCGGCTCGCCACCGAGACCCTGGGGGCAGACCGGGGAGCAGTCCTCCTCCTGGAGGGCGAGGCGCTCCGGGTGCGGGCGGCCTCTGGGGCCTTCGCCCCCTTCCTGGGCCTCGCCCTTCCCCGGGGGCGGGGCCTCTCCTGGGCCGCCCTGGAGGCGGGCACCCAAAGGACGCCGGACGCCGCCCAAGACCCCCGGGCCTACGCCCCGGAAGGGGCGGGCAGGATCCCCGGTCCCGAGCTCGCCACCCCCCTCCTGGACCCCCACGGGAAGGGGCTTGGGGTTCTCCTCCTGGGCCGGGGGGAGGGGCCTTTCCGCGAGGAGGAGGCCCGGCTGGCCGAGGCCCTGGCCGAGGCCGGGGCCGCCGCTCTCCTCCGGGCCCGGGAGGCCAGGGCCTCCGACCTCCTCCGCGAAGGGGCCCTCCTCGCCGCCCGGGAGGAGGCGCCCGAGGCCTTGGCCCAGGGCTTCGCCCGTCTCCTCCAGGAGGCCATGGGGGGCGGGCGGGTGGCCCTTTTCGCCCACCCCGAGGGGGGCCGGCCCTGCCGCTACCTGGGGGGCGCGGGCCTCCCGCCCGAGGAGGAGACCCGGCTCCAGGAGATCCTCCCCGAGGCGGGGGGGCTCGCCGCCCTGGCCCTGGCCCGGGGGGAGGCGGAGGGGGAGTGGCCCCAAGGCCTCCCCGCGGCCCCCACCCCGGAGGAGCGCGAGGCCCTCCGGCGCCTCCAGCCCAAGGCCCTCCTCGTCCTCCCCATCGGCGGCTTCGGGGTGGCCTACCTGGCCCCCGAGGGGGGCCTGGGGGAGGAGGCAAAGGCCCTCCTCGGGCGCCTCCTTAGCCTCCTGGCCCTGGCCTTCGCCCGGGGCCGGGCCCTGCTGCAGGAGCGCCGGGTACGCCAGGCCCTGGAGGCCCTAAGCCGGGTGGCCCCCGGGGACCTGGAGGGCCTGGTGGCGGCCCTGGCCCAGTCCCTTGGGGTGCGCTGGGCCTTCCTGGACCGCCTCCTGGGCGAGGACACCGCCCAGGTCCTGGCGGCCTACGGGGCCGGGGCCATGGCCTACCGCCTCCAGGGCACCCCCTGCGCCGAGGCCGCAACCCGGGGCTTCTGCGAGTACCCCCGGGAACTGACCCGGCTCTTCCCCGAGGACGACCTGGCCCGGGCCATGGGGGCCGAGGCCTACCTGGGCGCGCCCTTAAGGGGGCCCGGGGGACAGGTCCTGGGCCTGCTCGTGGCCCTGCACGACCGGCCCCTCCCCCCGGAAGAGGAGGGGGTACGGCGGGAGGTCTTCCTGGCCTACGCCCAGCGGGCCGCCCTGGAGCTCCAGCACCGGGAGGACCTCCACCGCCTCCAGACCGCGGCCGAGGTCCATGCCCTCCTGCGCGGGGCCGAGGACCGGGAGGCCCTTTACGCCCGGGCCCTCGAGGCCCTTCTGGGGCGGACCCGGGCCTCCACCGCCAACCTCTTCCTCTACCGCCCCGAGGAGGACGTCCTGGAGGTGGTGGCGAGCCGGGGCTACCTGGCGGAGAGGGCCCTGGGGCGGCGGCTCAAGCGGGGGGAGGGGATCTCCTGGAAGGTCCTGGAGACGGGCCACCCCCTCTACCTCCCCGAGGTGGCCCAGGAGCCCCAGGCGGTCTTCCTGGGCGGGGAGAGGACCCGGGCCGCCTACGCCGGGGCCCCCCTCCTGGACCCCAAGGGGCGGGCCTTCGGGGTCCTCTCCGCCGACACCGCGGCGAGAGGCGGGGTGCTGACCCCCGAGGACCTCCACCTCCTCCAGGCCATGGCCGAGGCCCTGGGGGCGGCCCTGGCCCGCCTCGAGGCCCTGGAGGAGGCCCGGCGGGAGGCGGAGCGCTTCCAGCGCCTGGCGGAGCTTTCCGCCCGCCTCGAGACCCTGGAGGCGCCAAGGGACCTCCTGGAGGAGACCCTGGGGGCCCTGGGGAGCCTAAGCGGCTTCCAGGCCGCCCTCTACTACGCCCTTACCCCGGAGGGCCTGGCCCTGGTGGCCCTCTCGGG from Thermus islandicus DSM 21543 includes these protein-coding regions:
- a CDS encoding carbohydrate ABC transporter permease; this translates as MGKKLPLLLFSLPALLPLLLFVLYPFLDVLRFSTWDWSGLSEPRPVGLKNYRDLLQDPAFWGSLLVTLKFMLLALPLFLGLSLALAVALEGMPYERLAKSLLFLPGLVTLGGATLSWYTLFTPEYGALAQLLPLPRWDREGFWALAMVVLFTLWRHLGYGVLVASARLKAIPRALLEAAYVDGAGPWEAFRFVVLPLMRPAVAFLLVVGTILSLQSYAAVFLLTRGGPYGATRVLGYYLYEAGFESFRLGYAAAVTVVLLLLTLLFAYAQLRLLRQGEA
- the mltG gene encoding endolytic transglycosylase MltG, encoding MPEGSRRWLWPGVLALFLTFALLLLYALWLLGPTGKEALVRIPKGATGQEAARILEEAGLLRSGHLFAAYLRFSGRAERLVPGVYRLKGEGAFRLARALTGGVRPLSVTLTFPEGERAVDYARRLSGAGLDGEGFLRLVERPGALKPPYVEGEGLEGYLFPATYTFDLLATPEEVVGAMLRRFQAELTPRVRRSLEAQGLSVHAWVTLASIVQQEAGNEEEMPYIAGVFLNRLARGMPLQADPTVAYALGKPLPELSRRAGDFAVDSPYNTYRYRGLPPGPIGNPGRKALLAVLNPVRADPQGKPYLYFFHARGRLFLNTEFEAHLRDLARYRYASP
- the ruvX gene encoding Holliday junction resolvase RuvX, which produces MRVGALDVGEARIGLAVGEEGRPFAFGRGYLVRRTLEEDVAALLDFVRREGLGKLVVGLPLRTDLKESAQARRVLPLVEALRARGMEVELLDERFTTRLAQRRLADAPKRVRRDKGKLDEMAAVILLEGYLARGV
- a CDS encoding GAF domain-containing protein, whose product is MVSLKGLLEGLAEALEKAPPEPQALAEAGLRALLQGYGAQGGWVRLRHNGYQLYAYVGPKPPEEADLTPEEASRLARGEVLRYLLPKEATGPASRAWGEQGYRGLLLAPLLGREGLLGTLALLFRTPPPEGEALRALLPLFAIILERAQNEEALASREKLLEALHRLDRALLQDLPLERAAELGAEAARALTGARAATVSLLLEGRRRVVAASGEAVLPFVGAEAPLEEGPHGEALRRKAPVYLEIPERDVPPWLLALRPLGSALVLPLEAGGEVLGFLSLYGVGQEALGPAQSVALQLALVLKREGDRALLRARLAEQEALLRALKALRGAKRPEEVAETLLRLATETLGADRGAVLLLEGEALRVRAASGAFAPFLGLALPRGRGLSWAALEAGTQRTPDAAQDPRAYAPEGAGRIPGPELATPLLDPHGKGLGVLLLGRGEGPFREEEARLAEALAEAGAAALLRAREARASDLLREGALLAAREEAPEALAQGFARLLQEAMGGGRVALFAHPEGGRPCRYLGGAGLPPEEETRLQEILPEAGGLAALALARGEAEGEWPQGLPAAPTPEEREALRRLQPKALLVLPIGGFGVAYLAPEGGLGEEAKALLGRLLSLLALAFARGRALLQERRVRQALEALSRVAPGDLEGLVAALAQSLGVRWAFLDRLLGEDTAQVLAAYGAGAMAYRLQGTPCAEAATRGFCEYPRELTRLFPEDDLARAMGAEAYLGAPLRGPGGQVLGLLVALHDRPLPPEEEGVRREVFLAYAQRAALELQHREDLHRLQTAAEVHALLRGAEDREALYARALEALLGRTRASTANLFLYRPEEDVLEVVASRGYLAERALGRRLKRGEGISWKVLETGHPLYLPEVAQEPQAVFLGGERTRAAYAGAPLLDPKGRAFGVLSADTAARGGVLTPEDLHLLQAMAEALGAALARLEALEEARREAERFQRLAELSARLETLEAPRDLLEETLGALGSLSGFQAALYYALTPEGLALVALSGEAPEAWLSLERGRRHPPGEGPVGATLLGEIPYALLPPKDADPGPRAAAFAPILLQGRPKGALGVVDFREGPRPDPRPLLRYLAQRLARALERAALLAELRTNREEALKALGLALEYRDLESAGHTERVTALALRLGERVGLSQEALLALRLGAYLHDIGKLAIPDAILLKPGPLTPEEWERMKAHTTLGEAMARRLGFLPEATLEVIRHHHERFDGSGYPDGLRGEAIPFLARVFALADVYDALRSERPYKRAWSHEEALAEIARGAGRQFDPALAQAFLEMMGYAG